From Rutidosis leptorrhynchoides isolate AG116_Rl617_1_P2 chromosome 3, CSIRO_AGI_Rlap_v1, whole genome shotgun sequence, a single genomic window includes:
- the LOC139897986 gene encoding FAD-linked sulfhydryl oxidase ERV1-like — translation MSDNPMEAICSTFTRISASIQSNLSKLINIPQQPLNIKVSPSVSTTTPSSTTSSTLSADSFLSQPTDPSKKQISSGPVTKEELGRATWTFIHTLGAQYPEKPTRQQKKDVKELMAILSRIYPCKECADHFKEVLSSNPVQAGSQAEFSQWLCRVHNVVNRSLGKPTFPCERVDVRWGKLDCEHRVCDLQGSITLFGRPTTD, via the exons ATGTCTGATAATCCTATGGAAGCAATTTGCAGCACATTTACAAGAATTTCAGCCTCCATTCAATCAAATCTATCCAAATTAATTAACATCCCCCAACAACCCCTAAATATAAAGGTCTCACCTTCTGTATCTACTACTACACCTTCATCAACTACTTCATCGACACTGTCCGCTGATTCATTTCTTTCTCAACCCACTGACCCATCAAAAAAG CAAATATCGTCTGGTCCAGTGACGAAAGAAGAGCTTGGAAGGGCCACCTGGACATTCATTCACACTCTTGGCGCTCAG TATCCAGAAAAGCCAACCAGGCAGCAAAAGAAGGATGTTAAAGAACTG ATGGCAATATTATCTCGCATATACCCCTGTAAGGAATGTGCTGACCACTTCAAAGAAGTCCTAAG CTCAAATCCTGTACAGGCTGGTTCTCAAGCTGAGTTTTCACAATGGCTTTGTCGAGTGCACAATGTTGTTAACCGGAG CCTTGGTAAGCCAACATTTCCATGTGAGCGAGTTGATGTGAGATGGGGAAAGCTCGACTGTGAGCATCGTGTATGTGATTTACAAGGATCTATCACCCTTTTTGGTCGTCCAACAACTGATTAG